A part of bacterium genomic DNA contains:
- a CDS encoding SPOR domain-containing protein, with protein sequence MPSGPKAHPGSGGRVYQVAFTKMQLALLIVGAGALLTIFFSLGYVLASRQEDTFARQLRDAPRTTVRLDGGQSSSKASPPAEADFYKGLLKKGGRKEPVLKPLPLPGPEEKPVLPRPAASGAEPGVPRQPFAIQLFSSHNQAEAERVAESLRRKGFPATIQRADLKEKGVWHRVRVGPFPSRSAALQALESIRERTALRGGQVVPL encoded by the coding sequence ATGCCTTCAGGGCCGAAAGCCCACCCCGGTTCCGGGGGGCGCGTCTACCAGGTCGCTTTCACGAAGATGCAGCTGGCCCTGCTGATCGTCGGTGCCGGGGCGCTGCTCACCATCTTTTTCTCACTCGGCTATGTCCTGGCCTCGCGCCAGGAGGATACTTTCGCGCGCCAGCTCCGCGATGCGCCCCGCACCACTGTCCGCCTCGATGGGGGTCAGAGTTCCTCAAAGGCGTCCCCTCCCGCTGAGGCGGACTTCTACAAAGGCCTTTTGAAGAAAGGTGGCCGCAAAGAGCCGGTCCTCAAGCCTCTTCCGCTTCCCGGGCCTGAGGAGAAGCCGGTGCTTCCCCGGCCCGCCGCATCCGGCGCGGAACCGGGTGTCCCGCGACAACCCTTTGCGATCCAGCTGTTTTCCTCGCACAACCAGGCCGAGGCCGAGCGCGTGGCCGAATCGCTGCGCCGCAAGGGGTTTCCCGCGACCATCCAGCGCGCCGACCTGAAGGAAAAGGGAGTGTGGCACCGGGTTCGGGTGGGGCCTTTCCCCAGCCGAAGCGCGGCGCTCCAGGCTCTCGAATCCATCCGCGAGCGCACCGCTCTGCGGGGAGGGCAGGTGGTCCCTCTGTGA